Genomic DNA from Sphaerodactylus townsendi isolate TG3544 linkage group LG14, MPM_Stown_v2.3, whole genome shotgun sequence:
cacTGTTGACAGGGGCTCTTTTGCCAactgtagagcaagtttttcttagctctcacctGCCCTGGGGACCTTACATTTGACAGGTAGACTGGAAGGGTCcggattttagacccactagttctgacaAAAACCCAAAATCATAAGTGTGAGAGAGCCGTCCtgctcttggagcagcagtggcgtagtggttaggagcaggtgaactctaatctggagaacctggtttgattctccactctgctacttgagctgtggacgcttatctaagaaactggattagcctgtgcactcccacacacaccagctgggtgaccttgggctagtcacggctttacggagctctctcagccccacccgcctcacagggtgtttgttgtggggggcgggggagggaaaggagattataagcccctttgagtctcctttcaggagagaaaggggggatagaaatccaaagctcttctttttcttcttggaaacagcctcccctccccctttttgtttttttcctcattagtctttctttctctttctaatcttttcttttttatctcctttatttatttataaaccccccccctctttcctgtAGTTTTTTGTTGGGATCTGGGGGTGAAATcactcctcctttcctttccagaagCACCGCTCTGCTTATCCCTGATCAGTCCGGCTTCCGAAGCCCAGAGGCTTTCCCAGAAACCAGAAGAGGATGCAGGAACCCTGGCCAACCTCTCTGCCTGGCTGAGTGGCTGGCTGTGCCccagaggattttttccccctcaactgATGGAATATAAGAGGGAATACCAGCTTCTCGAGGACTTGTTGCAGCTGAACATCCCGTATTTCTTTCAGCTGATCCTGATTCATCCCTTTCCATCGGTCAGTAATCACTCGATGTGGGGCAAAGGAGCTGGTGGCTTGCTGTGGATTTTCAGACAACAGGTCTCCTCTCAGTGTACTTGAAATCTCAGCTGCGTTATCTTCTAGTTCTTGCTGcttttctaatttctttttttctccagattcGATGGCCTTAAAAAAATAGGAGATAAGCAAACCACATAGGATAAACAACCCAGACCGTATGTTATTTCATCATAGATTTCTCTTGCCAAACTGTGCGCTGTGTTCAATGAATAATCAGATATTTTATATTGCTAAATACTATACTATATTCTACctgctagaggaggaggaggaggaggaggagaatttggatttataccccgcctttctctcctgtaaggagactcagggtggcttacaagctcctttcccttcctctccccacaacagacaccttgtgaggtaggtggggctgagagagttctgagagaactgtgactagcccaaggtcacccagctggaatggaggagtgcagaaacacatctggttcacccgataagcctctgccactcaggtaaaggagtggggaatcaaacccggttctccagattagaatccacctgctcttaaccactatgccatccTTGGAATTAGTTGGAGGACGTGCAACAATGCTCAGAGTAGCCTAAAGCAGTAATCTTCTTATcaccacaacagccctgtgaggtaggctctgATTTGCCCACATAATCCAGTCCCCTTCAGGGCTGAAGAAAAATGCGACGCTAGATCTTTGCAATCAGAGTTTAATATTCTGTCTCTAGGCTACTTGGAATCGTATTAGGATTACAATCAATTTTGACTTGAATAGGCTTAAATGTGGAACTCTCACTGCTAAGTAAGAATGTTAGATATGGAGTGTTAAAAGCGTCATATTCAGTGAGTGCTTGGTGACAGAGAAAATATTCTGGAGAAAAAATTTTTTACAGTTAAAACCATTTTAACTccattacaagaagaagagttgttttttttatgccctgcttttctctacctttaagtggcttacaatcatcttcccttcctctccccaccacagacaccttgtgacgtaggtggggctgagagagttctcggAGAAttctatgactagcccaaggtcacccagcaggcttcatgtggaagagcgaggaaaacaaacctggttcaccagagcagagtctggcattcattgtggagaagtgaggaatcaaacccagttttccagatcagagtccaaccACTCTtagcctctacaccacactgactttaagaggtttttggttttttgcatATGACGTACAGAACTGCATTATTTGAAACCCGCAAAAATATCCCTGGTGTTTATTTTCAGAACACCATCAATGTACAAGAAgcctgaatcatagagttggaagagaccccaagggctatcaagtccaaccccctgcaatgcaggaatgaacaatcaaagcactcccgacagatgttcatccaacctctgtttaaaaacctccaaaggaggagactccacaactctccgagggagtgaattccactgtcgaacagccctgacggtcaggaagttcttcctaatgtttaggtggaatctcttttcctgcaccttgaatccattactccgggtcctagtctccgaggcagcagaaaacaagcttgctccctcttcgacatgacatcccttcaaatattcaaacatagctatcatgtccttggtttctccagactaaacatcctcagctccctaggCTTCTCTTCGTAGGGcaaggactccagaccttttaccattttggttgccctcctctggacccgttccagcttgtcaataccttTCTTGAATTATAACTGTCTGACAAAGTTATAAACAAAATCACcactcttggggggaggggattacaACTTAAATCTATCACTGGCtgaaagggtgggagggggaagaaaatgggGATGAATGTTGGATTACACTGACGGTTCTTTCTTCCAATAGTTAACGCTGATGTACCTGTGATCTATTGAATTCTTTAGTAGCAGCACAAACGGCTCGTCGTGTTTCTTCATCGGCCCTCTGAAGGTCCATCGCCTTCTGGTCCAGGTCCAATCTGTGTGCATCGTGCAGACCATCTAAATCAGCGAAGCAAAAGGGTACACACCAGGGTCGTAATGCAGAAAACAAACTCTTGCGTTTATACCCTGCTGCTCTTCTTTGATAAAGCTCAGATTGCTGTTGCAGCTTCACAAACATCCTATCTGAAAAGTTCAGTTTGACAGAAGTCAGtgactcacaggtgtcaaacttgcagccctccagatgttatggactacagttcccatcatcccctgccagaatcatgctggcaggggatgatgggaactgtagtgcataacatctggaggactgcgagtttgacaccagtggTCACCTAAGCCTGGGTGCAAATCCCCATTCTCAGGAAGATCCATGAGTGATCTTAGGACAGTTTGACTCCTTCGGCCTAGCCAACCTACCACATCGGCTGAACGGAGGAAGTCAGGGAACAGGTGAGAGAGCTCCTCCTGCTGCTTCCACTGTCTCACAAGAGACAGCAATTTTGTGAGTGGCCAGGAGAGGGTAATGTATACACGGCCTGCTTGCCTCACTTGCTTCAAaagtcagacttccctctgtgatacacctctgaagatgccggccacagatgcaggcaaaacgttaggaacaagatctaccagatcacagccacacagcccagaaaacccaccacaaccagttgaacccggccgtgaaagccttcgacaatacatagcaaGCGCCATTTTTCTCACTACACCTGCTGCACCTGCCAAATTTCCTCTTCAGCAGCCCAGCTTTCTTTTGTATTTGGTGGCCGAGGACAGAAGAGGGAACAACAGCCACAGacttaaataattaaaaacagatcCAGGCCTGCAGGTTGGGCTTAATAGTTGGACCAAAGTTTGAAGAGGCTGATGGATACTGTTTCCCTCTGCGCCCTACTTACTACATAATTGGCAACACTTTGGCCCACAACACACGGCACTCTTTTCAAACATTCACTTATTACCTGCATATTTCCGGTCTGCCAGTGCATTCGTCCAGTCTTTTTGCTGCTCTAGGAGCCATTCTCTCGCCTGCTCCTGCTGATATCTCTTCCTGTTCACACTGTTCAGATCCTCTCCCATAAATTTCTGCAAGCCAGATACTGTGCATCGAGGGTCATTATCTGCCATACGAGCCGGCGTGTCTTTCTTCAGGGCTTGCGGGTCAGACAAGTCAAATTCACGCCGCGTTTCCGGCTGCTGAAAAGTTTGGTGAAATTCATGGACAGCTTTTTTGATATTGAGAGCATCTTTTTTCTGCCGCTGATCTAGAATGCACATGATCTTGTCGTTCTGTTTCATTTCTGCAGCTGGAACAAAATGATATTTTGAGTTAAAATTTAAGATcctggatagccccagactagcctgatctcatcaggttttGCAAGGGAAGCAGGATCTGCCCTAGCAAGTattaggatgggagacctccaagggatatGAGGGTCGTGACCCAGAGATAGGcaaggcaaaccatttctgaacttctcctgccttgaaaacactatggggttgcagctgtgacttgatggcagaaaagAAGTGAAAAGGTGAAGTTACTGCAAGAGACTGACACAAAACCCTGGTCGGTTGAATGGATGGATGAGATGTATCAATGGGCTGTACAGTACTATTCGTTTCTTTGACTATACAGAAgtttaatttggatttatactccacctttctctcctgtaaggagactcaagatggtttacaagctcctttcccttcctctccccacaacaggcaccttgtgaggcataagaacataagaacataagaactagcctgctggatcagaccagagtccatctagtccagcattctgctactcgcagtggcccaccaggtgcctttgggagctcacatgcaggtggggctgagagagttccaaagaactgtgactagcccaaggtcacccagcaggaatgtaggagtgcggaaacacaactggttcaccaggtaagtctctgccactcaggtgggggagtggggaatcaaacctggttctccagattagaatccacctgctcttagccgctacaccaTGCAAGGGCTGACTGAAGACTATGTTATACTTCaatgacccaggttcaaatctccactctgccatggaagattgctgggggATTCAGGACCAGTTGcccactttcagcctaacctacgtAACAAGGTTATTGTGGGGAGataaacagggtataaatgaagtaaagaaattaAGTGTACATTTGACAAACAAGAACGTAGATTttccagaaaaatgtgaaaaagaaatTTTTAGACTTGTATTTAAGACGTAAAATTCAGAGGAACTCATATTAATTGTGGGTTCCAACAGTAACAAATACTAGACTTGAAATATTTGATTGAATAAAAAGTTAATAAAATGGGGCTTCAATATTCAAAGTTTTAAGTGGAGCTTTACCCTTTTGTTCCCCAACCCAcatacaaatcaataaaacatacatgTACAATTATCATGCACAATTCTAAGGGGCAGTATtcaaactgccaagttcatctcaCATTGCGTTGGCAATAGGATCCATTCATCATTAATATCAGGAAAGAAAGGACAGGAAAATAAAGCACTGAAAGTCTTTCTGCTGTTGACAAATGAGAACACTGATACAATTGCCTCAATAATATACCGATTGTTGCATCCCAGGCTCTTTCAGTTGCGTCCCGAATCCTTTTATCATTGACTTGTGCATCTAGACCTTCCAAGTCGACCTTGgatacataaaaagaaaccctaagTTAACATCTGCAAGTCTGAATAGAACTGCGATGACCCTTCCACCTGCAGCCACCAAAAGCGATGACCACTCTTTTTTccctaagtaagtaagtaagtaagtaagtaagtaagtaagtaagtaagtaagtaagtaagtaagtgaatgaatgaatgaatgaatgaatgagaggcAACTATATTTGCCCCCTTAATTTTTCCCTCTATggttgctgccaccaggaatataaattcccAGTCCCGCCCGCCCCACCCCTCTTGATCTCCTTTTGGTGGCGCCCCGGGCTCCGTCTTCGAGCAGGGCCCAGGTCGGCTCGCTCTGTCCATGCTTCACCCCGATCGTCCGGGTCCGGGCATCGAACACCCGGCTTTGCCGCTGCAACTCCCGGAAGCGCCTCCTCTGCAGAGCCGCCGTCTCGGCCAGGTCGGGCACATGGTCCACTCTTCGCATGGTGGGCGAcccaaaagcagcgtcttcctcaAGCCGGTTGCTATGACGGTTGCCAAAGGCAACAGGCCACGCCCCCGAGCGTTTTCAAGTCTAGCGGGAGAAATGGAGCCGAGGGGAGGGGCGAACATAACACCCCGCCCACTGGCTGGTCAGGAAGGTGGGCGGTGCCCTCGAGCCGTAggtgactcatggcgacccctgtagggtttttaaggcaagtgatgttcagaTGCGCGTCCTCTGTGCCGGAAGAAGCCACGTGACACGGGGGACCGACACAGTTCACCGTAGAGACTACTAGGTCTAGAGCGTCCGCAAACTCCCTAGCCCCTGTGTCACTCTGGCATTTTTGTATCATGCTGCTACTTTGatctctggatatcagttgtaattttgataAAACAGTCGCAATTTAGCGGAGCCACCAGATTTATTTCTCAGTTCGCTTATTCAAATATATGTCACAGGCAGTCGAAGCTGCTTTTTCTGACGCCGCAACGTTGAACGCAGGGGCTAGAACTATAAGTCGGTAAAACTGGAGGGGCTGAGAATAAAGCGCATGCGCAGGACAAACCACCGACTTCTGCCCTCAAAATGGATGTGGCTGAGGCGACATGACGTTATCTAGCGTGTTTACGTAACGCCTTGGCCCTTGTCAAAGGCTGAAGTCTCGCGAGAGTTTTCTGTCAGGAGAATTTGGCTCCAAATCGGGCTCGGTGTGGTTGGGTTGAAGGAAAAGTTGGATGCTGTCGGTTTAGGTCCGTCGCTTTGCCGCTGCTTGTTCGGTCGTTCAGTCATATATAGAAAATATTACAAAGaaaatatagaatatatatatagcacTGAATATGTATATTCTCATATataatatacacatatacatactcATGTGTGTATGATATCAATgtgtattttatatataataatatatatgtattcaatgctatatatatctatatacagTATATATGTATACAGTATTTGTTATGTAATTGATATAcagcaaatatttaaaagattatacatatatcttttatttacaatatatatatcttttatttaaaaatatttaaaagatatatatatatatcttttaaatatttgctATATATCAATTACATAACAAATACTGTAAAGAAACAGGAATGTCTGTATATGATTTAACAAATACATACATAGACCTTCATTGGCATCAAATCTTTATAGGATTTGGCTGCTAAACATAGCCTGAATGAGAGGCCTAGCTGAATTTCACATAAACGTCTAAATCCTGTAAagattttcctctttttcccccagcatttgtTATGTAACTGATGAGAGGCATAAGTACATAAAGCAGAGAAATCAGAGTTGCCTACTCTGTTGgagattcttggagatttagtTGCAGAGCCTGAACATTTGAaaaggggaaggagctcagtagagtataataccatagagttcaccctccaaagcagccatgtttcaTCTGGGACCTGatctctggatatcagttgtaattttggaaggTCTCTAGGATCCACCTCGAGGCTGGCAATATTACTCTCAATGGCAATTCGTTGTAAGGTTGGTTGGAGGTCGTTTTCCTCCACTGCCTACTTTGTGTGCTTTCTAGTAGACCACTATACAGCAGGCCTAGCagaggtggatttttaaaaaaattattgtgacTTGGAGGAAGTTCTGGGGAGGTAAATGTTACTGTTAGCCATTTGTTACTTTGGAGAGTATTTTAAAGCAGATGAATGTTATACTCGCTTCTGCTTAATAGACTGCCTGTATTTTGTGTTGCAAAGCTTTCTCCTTACCCTACCAATATTTAATTAACAATAACGTCCCATTTCCCTGCTTCCAGAGATGGGATACTTAAAGCTCTTGATGGTGGAGAATTTCAAATCATGGCGAGGGCAGCAATGCATTGGTCCGTTCAAGAAATTCACTTGCGTCATTGGTCCTAATGGTTCAGGTAACAAGCCACAAGTGTTCATTTTTCATACAGTTTTCAGATAATTAGTATCTCATTTCCTTGGGGAATCTGCACTTTTCTGATATCCTGGAGAATACATCATGACATTGAATCAGGCCCATGGGATTCTGTTTGTTTGACCTGCCTCAATTACACTGAAACTTCAGTGTCTGGAAGTGGGAACTGGGAACTTCAATTCCATGAAGAAAGAATGATATCAAACTTCAGCTAGTTGAAGGGATTTATCACAACATACATTAACATTTTGCAGATATCTTGTGGAAGAGATTCATATAGAATCCATGTATCTCCCACTAGTATCATTTTCCAATAAGCCTAATTACGAGGAGTTTTTAAAGCTTTCCTTTTTAATGTGTTTGTAATCTTGTATGTGCTTGGTTCTTTTAAGAGATGGTTTTCCACTGGATTAGCCTAAAAACAATAGAAGTGTAATGTAATCTGAGAATTACTTCATTCTTCCAAAGTCTTATGTATGTTCTACAATCGGAAAGCTAATGTTTGTGATTGTGTAAGAAGCCTGTAACTTATGATCAGGCCTAAAGTCAAATTCTAGATACCAGTCAGCTAATTTTCCTTATTTGAAAAGAACATTTTTAACAGTGTTTTGTACCATTGAAGGAAAGTCAAATGTAATGGATGCCCTTAGTTTTGTTATGGGTGAAAAAGCATCTAATTTAAGAGTGAGACACGTTCGGGAACTTATACATGGAGCACATGTTGGAAAGCCAGTTTCTTCAACTGGAAGCGTAAGCATGGTGTATTGTgaagaaaatggagaagagaaaacattttcaagaattaTCCGAGGTGAGTAATCTTAAGCAATTGTGTATTTGTTTTTGGTCTCTGTGGAAACAGAATAGAACTTTTTAAATTTGTTAGTCTAATGTCCATTATTCAGTGATAATAGTCTTGTGATGTAATAGCGGGAGAAAGTATTTTATGCAGTGTAACATTTGTTATTAATGGGGAAAATACCTTTACATTCAATGTAATAAAATAGCTAGGAAACATGTTTTGGTTTGTGGGCTGTGTCCGAAAGCTATAATGAGAGGCCTACATTTAAAAACTTGTAAAAATACAATGACAGAAAAGAGCAACAAATAGCAAAAACTATTTGACAGATTAAATGGTGCTAGTGTTAATCTCCTTGTTCTCTCTTGGTGATGAAATGTGTCCTGCACAATAGTTAATTCTCCCACTGGCTCCTCTTTTTGTGTTTAATCCttcccttccaaaaaaaatcccttgtcCTTCATCATTCTCCCCCTTAAACAATATGAAGGCAAATTGAATATCTTTTTTCCCTGGTTggatttcctctgccttttttcttcttgcatgGCTATAATTGCTTGCTATGAGCCACGTCCGAGAGTTGGATGGAGATATCCTGCAAGCTAATTTGATTAGCCTTGCCTGCTCAGAGCAATTGGGAAGATTCTTCAGGAGTCCTTTCCAGTTATTGATAAGAGAGACAGCCATATACTTAACTGTTAGTGTGGTTTGTATGTATATATTCTGGTGTTTATTCCAATATTAGGTAATGGTTCCGAATTTCTTGTCAATGGTGCTGCTGTCAATCGATCGGCATATACAAAAGAACTTACAGAAATTGGCATAATTGTTAAAGCACGGAATTGCCTGGTTTTTCAGGTAAATGTTTGATGTGTTGTTTAATGTTTCAGAAATTTAGTTTTGCATCGTGGAATGAACTGTGCAGTGGTTACAGGCTGTGATAGTAGAAGCAATAAAATCAGGCTGTGATAGTAGAAGCAATAAAATCAGCAGTAAAACATTATTAATTGAAATGGTATAATAGCAGGAAAAAGCATGGCCCAGTCCACAGCCCAAGGTGACCAAGGACAGTGCCGCTGCCTccagggggctttctggcagcgtgAGGagtcagaaatgttttttttaccccaccaccagaaagcctttTACAGGACTAAGTAGACTTTTAGGTTTTGCTACTGCAGAGCTGAAGGGTGGCTGGTTGCTGGCACCTTTGCCCCTCCTCCAGCGAGGGTGTCCCTTgtgccagtggagagggcaaacacatcagcacaGCCCCCATGCTGGCTCCACCACTGAATTTTGTTGTTGTCGTTAGTCTTCGACTAGTTTTACACACACTGCAGCAGAATTTACATTTTCtttggattaagtttcagttggtTTCAATAGGGTGAAGTCGAATCAATTGCAATGAAGAAACCCAAGGAAAGAACGCAGCTTTTTGAACAAATTAGTAGTTCAGGAGAGCTTGCTGTTGAATATGCTGAAAAGAAAACGCTTATGCAGAAAGCAGAAGAAGATGCTCAGTTTAGTTACAATAAGAAGAAGAATGTGGCAGCTGAGCGTAAACGTGCAAAGTTAGAGAAAAATGAGGTAATTCAAAAGAATTTGTCGTTTCCAAATGTAATTGCATATGGTGTTTAGCATGCACACTAtttttttcaataagcctttattggcatacagaacatacagtataaatacagttaaaattactagataaaacttcacactggatcataagttcagttcgcaagcctcagccagaaactttgccactgcgcaacaacagtcaaggtcattacagtttaagagcatatttactttatcaagctctgtaaaggttttcatagagtcaatgatttgtaataataagctggatcttggattctggtaaagtgggcagtggaggagaatgtgcacaatggaatccaactgccctggactgcaggggcaaagcctcttatcgtttggtagacccttgagtcttcctctatggagcggggatggcataatgttaaatctagccagcatgtaggctctcctatatatagggttggtaagcgctgcaatatagtaggctgggtttccctgcacaaatggaattgccacgttcattggtgagcaggatttgttggcccaGCATGCACACTTTTGCTTTCTAGTTGATGCGAGATGTGTAATATGTGCGTGCatcttattttgttttcaaaggaAAACCATGATTTAGGATCAAGGTTTTCCAAAATTTCCCACTGTTCTGATTTTTGTTCATATGCATAAATCCCAGCAGTGTACT
This window encodes:
- the RIBC2 gene encoding RIB43A-like with coiled-coils protein 2, with protein sequence MRRVDHVPDLAETAALQRRRFRELQRQSRVFDARTRTIGVDLEGLDAQVNDKRIRDATERAWDATIAAEMKQNDKIMCILDQRQKKDALNIKKAVHEFHQTFQQPETRREFDLSDPQALKKDTPARMADNDPRCTVSGLQKFMGEDLNSVNRKRYQQEQAREWLLEQQKDWTNALADRKYADGLHDAHRLDLDQKAMDLQRADEETRRAVCAATKEFNRSQAIESGEKKKLEKQQELEDNAAEISSTLRGDLLSENPQQATSSFAPHRVITDRWKGMNQDQLKEIRDVQLQQVLEKLRLEEEERQRNAEWDRQRIQAARAELLFERHQQRQNRELRRALDNSNAQLFQDQKSRRAFLDEAVYANFPSGQYYTQFNTDSR